One stretch of Streptomyces hygroscopicus DNA includes these proteins:
- a CDS encoding glycoside hydrolase produces the protein MSPVAHIPSHRKPRRAASTRALRAGMTGGFLTLAVAGAAVPASATESKAAPAESTLEMPTVSATLASTAAQTADATQQAASDYELQAQQEQAEAHAKIAAKKAKAEADRKAKEAREAARKAAAKRAAEAKSQAAKASRSAERTTLSTTSVSNATSNATGNAATLISFLKAQLGKAYVLGSSGPSSYDCSGLTQAAFKQVGVSLPRVSQDQSTTGTPVSLDSLQPGDLLYWGSAGSAYHVGVYVGGGNFIGAQNSSTGIVERPLDYDMPTGAVRVL, from the coding sequence ATGTCCCCAGTCGCACACATACCCAGCCACCGGAAGCCCCGCCGTGCCGCCTCCACGCGTGCACTCCGCGCAGGGATGACCGGTGGCTTCCTCACCCTCGCGGTGGCCGGTGCCGCCGTGCCCGCCTCCGCCACGGAGTCCAAGGCCGCCCCGGCCGAGTCCACCCTGGAAATGCCGACCGTCAGCGCCACGCTGGCGAGCACGGCCGCCCAGACCGCCGACGCCACACAGCAGGCCGCGTCCGACTACGAGCTCCAGGCACAACAGGAGCAGGCGGAGGCCCACGCGAAGATCGCCGCCAAGAAGGCCAAGGCGGAGGCCGACCGTAAGGCGAAGGAAGCCCGGGAGGCGGCCCGTAAGGCGGCCGCCAAGCGTGCGGCCGAGGCCAAGTCCCAGGCGGCGAAGGCGTCGCGCTCCGCCGAGCGCACCACGCTGTCCACCACCAGCGTCAGCAACGCCACCAGCAACGCCACCGGCAACGCCGCCACGCTGATCAGCTTCCTGAAGGCGCAGCTGGGCAAGGCGTATGTGCTCGGCTCCAGTGGTCCGTCCTCCTACGACTGCTCCGGGCTGACCCAGGCCGCCTTCAAGCAGGTCGGCGTGAGCCTGCCGCGGGTCTCCCAGGACCAGTCCACCACCGGCACCCCGGTCTCGCTGGACTCCCTGCAGCCGGGCGACCTGCTCTACTGGGGCAGCGCAGGCAGCGCGTACCACGTCGGCGTCTACGTCGGTGGCGGCAACTTCATCGGCGCCCAGAACTCGAGCACCGGGATCGTCGAGCGCCCGCTGGACTACGACATGCCCACCGGGGCCGTGCGCGTCCTGTAA
- a CDS encoding NADH dehydrogenase subunit A produces MNAYAPILVLGALGAGFAIFSVLMAAIIGPKRYNRAKLEAYECGIEPTPHPSGGGRFPIKYYLTAMLFIVFDIEIVFLYPWAVTFDALGLFGLVEMLLFVLTVFVAYAYVWRRGGLEWD; encoded by the coding sequence GTGAACGCATACGCGCCCATCCTCGTACTGGGAGCCCTCGGGGCAGGTTTTGCGATCTTCTCGGTGCTCATGGCCGCGATCATCGGCCCCAAGCGCTACAACCGGGCCAAGCTCGAGGCCTATGAGTGCGGCATCGAGCCGACTCCGCATCCGTCCGGCGGTGGGCGCTTCCCCATCAAGTACTACCTGACGGCGATGCTCTTCATCGTCTTCGACATCGAGATCGTCTTCCTCTACCCCTGGGCCGTCACCTTCGACGCCCTCGGCCTGTTCGGGCTCGTGGAGATGCTCCTCTTCGTGCTCACCGTCTTCGTGGCCTATGCCTACGTATGGCGGCGCGGTGGCCTGGAGTGGGACTAA
- a CDS encoding NADH dehydrogenase subunit B: MGIEEKLPSGFLLTTVEQAAGLARKSSVFPATFGLACCAIEMMTTGAGRYDLARFGMEVFRGSPRQADLMIVAGRVSQKMAPVLRQVYDQMPNPKWVISMGVCASSGGMFNNYAIVQGVDHIVPVDIYLPGCPPRPEMLMDSILKLHQKIREEKLGVNRERAAREAEEAALKALPLIEMKGLLR; the protein is encoded by the coding sequence ATGGGTATCGAAGAGAAGCTCCCGAGTGGATTCCTGCTCACCACCGTGGAACAGGCCGCCGGGCTGGCCCGTAAGTCCTCCGTCTTCCCGGCCACCTTCGGCCTGGCCTGCTGTGCCATCGAAATGATGACCACGGGTGCCGGGCGCTACGACCTCGCGCGCTTCGGCATGGAGGTCTTCCGCGGCTCGCCCCGCCAGGCCGATCTGATGATCGTCGCCGGGCGCGTCAGCCAGAAGATGGCCCCGGTGTTGCGCCAGGTTTACGACCAGATGCCGAACCCGAAGTGGGTCATCTCCATGGGCGTCTGCGCCTCCTCCGGAGGGATGTTCAACAACTACGCGATCGTGCAGGGCGTCGATCACATCGTCCCGGTCGACATCTATCTGCCCGGCTGTCCGCCGCGCCCCGAGATGCTCATGGACTCGATCCTCAAGCTGCACCAGAAGATCCGCGAGGAGAAGCTCGGCGTCAATCGCGAGCGTGCGGCCCGTGAGGCGGAGGAGGCGGCGCTCAAGGCGTTGCCGCTGATCGAGATGAAGGGGCTTCTTCGGTGA
- a CDS encoding NADH dehydrogenase, whose amino-acid sequence MALTEANGINPGGNGVNPDKDLNAENLPGHRGDQGEPVRVQRGMFGANNGGDTTGYGGLVRPVRLPGQATRPYGGWFDEVADELEGALEEQSLLPENAIEKTVVDRGELTFHIAREHLPRVARTMRDDPALRFELCTGVSGVHFPGDKGRELHAVYHLRSLTHGRVVRLEVSAPDSDPHIPSIVDVYPTNDWHERETYDFFGLIFDGHPALTRIMMPDDWQGFPQRKDYPLGGIPVEYKGAQIPAPDQRRSYS is encoded by the coding sequence ATGGCGTTGACTGAGGCTAATGGGATCAATCCCGGGGGCAACGGGGTCAACCCGGACAAGGACCTCAACGCTGAGAACCTCCCCGGACACCGTGGCGACCAGGGCGAGCCCGTCCGCGTCCAGCGCGGGATGTTCGGCGCCAACAACGGCGGCGACACCACCGGCTACGGCGGGCTGGTGCGCCCCGTACGGCTGCCCGGCCAGGCCACCCGGCCGTACGGGGGCTGGTTCGACGAGGTCGCCGACGAACTCGAGGGCGCGCTCGAGGAGCAGTCGCTGCTCCCGGAGAACGCGATCGAGAAGACCGTCGTGGACCGCGGTGAGCTGACCTTCCACATCGCCCGTGAGCACCTCCCGCGGGTCGCCCGGACCATGCGCGACGACCCGGCGCTCCGCTTCGAGCTGTGCACCGGCGTCAGCGGGGTGCACTTCCCCGGCGACAAGGGCCGCGAGCTGCACGCCGTCTACCACCTGCGGTCGCTCACCCATGGCCGGGTGGTCCGGCTGGAGGTGAGCGCCCCCGACAGCGATCCGCACATCCCGTCGATCGTCGATGTCTATCCGACCAACGACTGGCATGAGCGCGAGACCTACGACTTCTTCGGCCTGATCTTCGACGGTCATCCCGCGCTGACGCGGATCATGATGCCCGACGACTGGCAGGGCTTCCCGCAACGCAAGGACTACCCGCTCGGCGGCATCCCCGTCGAGTACAAGGGCGCCCAGATCCCTGCTCCGGACCAGCGGAGGTCGTACAGCTGA